The segment GTACGCCCTGGAGCATGGCCTGATCTCGATCTGAGATCGGCTCGAATCCCGTATCAGCCGACTGGTGGTGCAGGGCGCGGCGCTCGCGAAGGCGGACTGTTCATTCGAGGAAACCCTAGGTTGGTGCGGAGCCTGAAACGTTGGGCTTCGTTCCTCTGCCCAACCTGCGGCAGGACTGCGTCCTGCATCGCGAATGAATGCGCTCCCACAAGGAGGCGCGGCAGTGATTTAGAACAACGCCATCTGCCTGTCGATCAGGGACGCGAAGTCGTCGTCCACGAAGGGCAGGATGGCGTCCGCCACCGGCTGCAGTTGGCGGGTCAGGTAGTGGTCGTAGTCGATGGCCGAGCCGCGTGTTTCCAGGGGCTCCGGGCCATTCACCGTAATCAGGTAGCTGATCCAGCCGCCGTTCTGGTACTGGCGCGGCCGGCCCTGGCGGTCGTTGAACTCGTCGGCCATGCGCGCCGCGCGGACGTGGGGCGGCACGTTGCGGGTGTAATCGTCGAGCTGGCGGCGCAGGCGTTTGCGATAGACCAGCAGCTCGTCCAGTTCTCCGGCGAGTGTCTTTTGCACGTAGTCGCGCACGTATTCCTGGTACGGCTGGCGATTGAAGATGCGCTGGTAGAGCTCCTGCTGGAACTGCTGTGCCAGGGGCGACCAGTCGGTGCGCACGGTTTCCAGTCCTTTGAAGACCATCTCCTGGTTGCCGTCCGCACGCCGCACCAGGCCGGCGTAGCGCTTTTTGCTGCCTTCTTCGGCGCCTCGGATGGTGGGCATCAGGAAGCGCTGGTAGTGGGTTTCGAACTGCAGTTCCAGGGCGCTTTCCAGTCCGTATTCCTGCATCAGGTGCTCGCGCCACCACTGGTTGACCTGCTGCACCAGGCCACGGCCGATGCGCGCGGCCTCGTCTTCTTCATGGGGCCGCTTGAGCCAGACGAAGGTGGAGTCGGTGTCGCCATAGATCACGCTGTAGCCCTGGGCTTCGATCAGCTCACGGGTGCGGCGCATGATCTCGTGGCCGCGCATGGTGATGGAGGAGGCCAGGCGCGGGTCGAAGAAGCGGCAGCCGCTGGAGCCGAGCACGCCGTAGAAGGCGTTCATGATGATCTTCAATGCCTGGGACAGCACCTTGTTGCCCTCGCGCTTGGCCGCTTCGCGCCCCTGCCAGACCCGCTCCACGATGGCCGGCAGGCTATGCCGGGTGCGGGAGAAGCGGGCGCCACGGAAGCCCGGTACCGAGTGCTCGTCGCCCGGCTGCCGCAGGCCCTCGATCAGCCCTACCGGATCGATCAGGAAGCTGCGGATGATCGAGGGGTACAGGCTCTTGTAATCCAGTACCAGGACCGATTCGTAGAGGCCCGGGCGCGAATCCATGACGAAGCCGCCGGGGCTGGCCTCGGGACGCTTCTCGCCGAGGTTGGGCGCGACGAAACCCAGGCGGTGCATCAGCGGCATGTAGAGATGGGTGAAGGCCGCCACGGAGCCGCCGCTGCGGTCGGTGGCCAGCCCGGTGACCGTGGCGCGTTCGAGGAGGAAATGGAGCAGCTCGGTCTTCTCGAAGATGCGCGTGACCAGCTCGCAGTCCTTGAGGTTGTAGCGCGCCAGGGCGGGCTTGTCCTCGGCGAACATGCGGTTGATCTCGTCCATGCGCTGGTAGGGCGTGTCGATCGCCTTGCCTTCGCCGAGCAGGGTCTGCGCAACGCTTTCCAGGCTGAAGGAGGGGAAGCTCCAGGTGGCCGAGCGCAGCGCTTCGATGCCATCGATGATCAACCGCCCACTGGCCTCGGCGAAGTAGTGGTTGTTGCCGCTGCCATGCTCGCGCCAGCCCATGGGGTCGCCGCCGCGGCCCAGCAACAGCGGCACCCTCAGCTTCTCGGCGTGGGCCTGCAAGACGCGCAGGTCGAACTGCACCAGGTTCCAGCCGATGATGGCGTCTGGATCGTGCTCGGCCAGCCACTGGTTCAGGGCTTCCAGCAGGCCGGCGCGGCTGTCGCGGTAGTCGAGCTGGAAGTCGACTTCGCTGGCATCGCCATTGGCCGGGCCAAGCATGTAGACCTGGCGCTGGCCGCAGCCTTCCAGGGCGATGGAATAGAGTTCGCCACGCTCGGTGGTCTCGATGTCCAGTGACACCAGCCTGAGTGTCGGGCGGTAGTCGGATGCCGGCTTGAGCTGGGCATCCAGCAGTATGCCGCTTTCGTCCGGGGTACCGCCGAAGAGCACGGGCGCGGTGATGAAACGCTCCATCAGGAAGCGCTCGGGCGGGCGGATATCGGCTTCCAGCACGTCCACCCCGGCCTTGCGCAGGGCCTTGTCCAGGCGCATCAGCTGGCGGTGCTGCTTGCAGTAGAGACCCAGCACCGGGCGGTGCTGGAAGTCGCACAGGGCGAGGGGGCGCAGTTCCACATCCTTCTCGCCGCGCAGCAGGGTTTCGGCGCGTTCGCGCTGTGCGGCGGGAATGAAGGCGACCGAAGTCTGCGCGGGCAGGCGCACCTGGCGCGGGCCAGAGTCG is part of the Pseudomonas lalkuanensis genome and harbors:
- a CDS encoding DNA polymerase II, with the translated sequence MELQQGFVLTRHWRDTPEGTEVEFWLATDSGPRQVRLPAQTSVAFIPAAQRERAETLLRGEKDVELRPLALCDFQHRPVLGLYCKQHRQLMRLDKALRKAGVDVLEADIRPPERFLMERFITAPVLFGGTPDESGILLDAQLKPASDYRPTLRLVSLDIETTERGELYSIALEGCGQRQVYMLGPANGDASEVDFQLDYRDSRAGLLEALNQWLAEHDPDAIIGWNLVQFDLRVLQAHAEKLRVPLLLGRGGDPMGWREHGSGNNHYFAEASGRLIIDGIEALRSATWSFPSFSLESVAQTLLGEGKAIDTPYQRMDEINRMFAEDKPALARYNLKDCELVTRIFEKTELLHFLLERATVTGLATDRSGGSVAAFTHLYMPLMHRLGFVAPNLGEKRPEASPGGFVMDSRPGLYESVLVLDYKSLYPSIIRSFLIDPVGLIEGLRQPGDEHSVPGFRGARFSRTRHSLPAIVERVWQGREAAKREGNKVLSQALKIIMNAFYGVLGSSGCRFFDPRLASSITMRGHEIMRRTRELIEAQGYSVIYGDTDSTFVWLKRPHEEDEAARIGRGLVQQVNQWWREHLMQEYGLESALELQFETHYQRFLMPTIRGAEEGSKKRYAGLVRRADGNQEMVFKGLETVRTDWSPLAQQFQQELYQRIFNRQPYQEYVRDYVQKTLAGELDELLVYRKRLRRQLDDYTRNVPPHVRAARMADEFNDRQGRPRQYQNGGWISYLITVNGPEPLETRGSAIDYDHYLTRQLQPVADAILPFVDDDFASLIDRQMALF